Proteins encoded by one window of Haloarcula pelagica:
- a CDS encoding ATPase domain-containing protein has protein sequence MADSVDVERVPSGTSGLDTVLQGGFLRGQTAIVNGGPGTGKTILALQFLAAGETGLYVGFEERADDLRRNAAALGIDLSGVVILDLSEQGSRFFSDQSYSVLSPGQAEGDELIGQIADAIDQESPDRLVIDPLTELRALLPDDYQFRRHISSLANALKERSITTVCTAQVTSEAEERDVQFLGDAAIEIRRTTDHRSLEVTKFRGSGYAGGRHTYRIRSETGGRVYPKLVPGDHQREVPREQIGSGIDALDSLLGGGVQRGSVTLISGPSGVGKTTLATVFLRAAAQRGETPHGFLFEELASDFRYRTEQLGIGIDELVESGELLLTEVESLTRSPDEFADTVRTAVEEDGARMVVIDGISGYRLGLRGGDSQDQLTRELHALCRYLKRMGVTTFLLDEIGTVTGDLMASDEAISYLADNIVFLRYVELDGEVRKVVGVLKKRYGAFEQTIRAFDLGPDGIDVGPPLEGYRGVLTGVPERVDEGD, from the coding sequence ATGGCAGATTCCGTCGATGTCGAGCGAGTCCCGTCGGGGACATCCGGCCTCGATACCGTGTTGCAGGGTGGCTTCCTCCGCGGACAGACAGCGATCGTCAACGGTGGCCCGGGGACCGGCAAGACGATTCTCGCGTTGCAGTTTCTGGCCGCCGGCGAGACGGGCCTGTACGTCGGATTCGAAGAGCGGGCGGACGACCTCCGCAGGAACGCCGCCGCGCTCGGGATCGATCTCTCGGGCGTCGTCATCCTGGATCTCAGCGAGCAGGGATCGCGGTTTTTCAGCGATCAGAGTTACTCCGTCCTGTCGCCCGGCCAGGCGGAGGGCGACGAACTCATCGGGCAGATCGCGGACGCGATCGACCAGGAGTCGCCCGACCGACTGGTGATCGACCCGCTGACCGAACTGCGCGCGCTGTTGCCCGACGACTATCAGTTCCGCCGGCACATCTCCTCGCTCGCCAACGCGCTCAAAGAGCGGTCGATCACCACGGTCTGTACCGCACAGGTGACCAGCGAGGCCGAAGAGCGGGACGTGCAGTTTCTCGGCGACGCGGCGATCGAGATTCGCCGGACCACGGACCACCGGAGCCTGGAAGTGACGAAGTTCCGTGGCTCGGGCTACGCCGGGGGCAGGCACACGTACCGGATCCGGTCGGAGACGGGCGGTCGGGTGTACCCGAAACTGGTCCCCGGCGATCACCAGCGGGAGGTCCCCCGCGAGCAGATCGGGTCGGGGATCGACGCGCTCGACAGCCTGCTCGGTGGCGGGGTACAGCGCGGTTCGGTGACGTTGATCTCCGGCCCGTCTGGGGTCGGGAAGACGACGCTGGCGACGGTGTTCCTGCGGGCGGCCGCCCAGCGGGGAGAGACACCACACGGGTTCCTGTTCGAGGAACTCGCGTCGGACTTTCGCTATCGGACCGAGCAACTGGGCATCGGGATCGATGAACTGGTCGAGTCGGGCGAGTTGCTGCTGACAGAGGTCGAGTCGCTGACCCGGAGCCCGGACGAGTTCGCCGACACGGTCAGGACAGCCGTCGAGGAGGACGGCGCGAGGATGGTAGTGATCGACGGCATCTCCGGCTACCGACTGGGGCTCCGCGGCGGCGATTCACAGGACCAACTCACCAGGGAACTCCACGCACTCTGTCGGTATCTCAAGCGGATGGGCGTGACGACGTTCCTGCTCGACGAGATCGGAACCGTCACGGGCGACCTGATGGCATCGGACGAGGCGATCAGTTACCTCGCGGACAACATCGTGTTTCTCCGGTACGTGGAACTGGACGGCGAGGTCCGGAAGGTCGTCGGGGTCCTGAAAAAGCGCTACGGGGCGTTCGAGCAGACGATCAGGGCGTTCGATCTCGGCCCCGACGGCATCGACGTTGGACCGCCGCTGGAGGGGTATCGCGGCGTGCTGACCGGCGTGCCCGAACGAGTCGACGAGGGAGACTGA
- a CDS encoding alpha/beta fold hydrolase codes for MNATTVAPDPDGEGGEGTRRSSVPVGDDRHVTYAEYGDPGGTPLLVFHGTPGSRRVGALFDELGRSHSVRVVAIDRPGYGRSSAWPGRRLRDTAAFAVPVLDEAGIDSTSVLGFSGGGPHALALAATRPDRIEGVAVVSGAVPPQFEDRTPPVQRLFGSLGTHAGWLLGGLFAATGALARRLPRRSSSRSTRPRTGGRRWTTPTHGSSARSSSRPSSGPEAAS; via the coding sequence ATGAACGCGACCACTGTGGCGCCGGACCCCGACGGCGAGGGTGGCGAGGGGACACGTAGATCCAGCGTTCCCGTCGGCGACGACCGGCACGTGACCTACGCCGAGTACGGCGACCCGGGAGGCACGCCGCTGCTCGTGTTCCACGGGACGCCGGGATCGCGGCGGGTCGGCGCGCTGTTCGACGAACTGGGGCGGAGCCACTCGGTTCGGGTCGTCGCCATCGACCGGCCCGGATACGGTCGGTCGAGCGCGTGGCCCGGTCGCCGCCTCCGGGACACCGCGGCGTTCGCCGTTCCGGTGCTCGACGAAGCCGGGATCGATTCGACATCCGTCCTGGGCTTCTCCGGCGGCGGCCCGCACGCGCTCGCGCTTGCAGCGACGCGCCCCGATCGGATCGAGGGCGTCGCAGTCGTCTCGGGCGCAGTGCCGCCGCAGTTCGAGGACCGGACACCGCCGGTGCAGCGCCTCTTCGGGAGCCTCGGGACCCACGCCGGCTGGCTCCTGGGCGGGCTGTTCGCCGCGACCGGTGCGCTGGCCCGCCGGCTCCCCCGTCGTTCGTCGTCTCGCAGTACACGACCGCGGACGGGCGGGCGGCGATGGACGACGCCGACGCACGGATCGTCCGCGAGGAGTTCCTCACGGCCGTCGAGCGGACCCGAAGCGGCGTCGTGA
- a CDS encoding SDR family NAD(P)-dependent oxidoreductase, with protein sequence MTLLDGRVAVVTGGSSGIGRGIAREFADYGADAVVVADIREGPKEDGTPTHELIRAETDADATFVDCDVTDRADLAAAMDAADEFGGVSVMVNNAGIWQPEEFLDVSDDDYERTMDINLKGAYVGAQLAAERMLDGDGGSIINISSIAGLFGNGNWPTYSASKGGLTMLTYSLAHRFGSEGIRVNAIHPGGIETMIGGDSGGDPDQAEAFTQQVPLGRYGQPEDIGRAAVFLASDLASYVTGESLVVDGGWTSWR encoded by the coding sequence ATGACACTACTGGACGGCCGCGTCGCGGTCGTAACCGGCGGTAGCTCCGGTATCGGACGTGGAATCGCACGCGAATTCGCCGACTACGGGGCCGACGCCGTCGTGGTCGCCGACATCCGGGAGGGGCCAAAAGAAGACGGGACCCCGACCCACGAGTTGATCCGAGCGGAGACCGACGCCGACGCCACCTTCGTCGACTGTGACGTGACGGATCGGGCCGACCTGGCCGCGGCGATGGACGCGGCCGACGAGTTCGGCGGCGTCTCGGTGATGGTCAACAACGCCGGGATCTGGCAGCCCGAGGAGTTCCTCGACGTGAGCGACGACGACTACGAACGGACGATGGATATCAACCTCAAAGGGGCGTACGTCGGCGCCCAACTGGCCGCCGAACGGATGCTCGACGGCGACGGTGGCTCCATCATCAACATCTCCAGCATCGCGGGGCTGTTCGGCAACGGGAACTGGCCGACCTATTCGGCCTCGAAGGGCGGTCTGACGATGCTGACCTACTCGCTCGCCCACCGGTTCGGGAGCGAGGGCATCCGGGTCAACGCGATCCATCCCGGCGGGATCGAGACGATGATCGGCGGCGACAGCGGCGGCGATCCGGACCAGGCCGAGGCGTTCACCCAGCAGGTACCGCTGGGCCGGTACGGACAGCCCGAGGACATCGGGCGGGCGGCCGTGTTCCTGGCGAGCGATCTCGCCAGCTACGTCACCGGCGAGTCGCTGGTCGTCGACGGCGGCTGGACGAGCTGGCGGTAG
- a CDS encoding aldo/keto reductase: MEHVSAGDATVPALGLGTFQMDERECREAVRTALDLGYRHVDTAEYYENEAAVGDAIAASPVDRDDVFVTTKVWRSNLRADDVRRAARAGLDRLGFDTVDLLLIHWPHPRVPVEETLGAMADLRADGLVRHLGVSNFTRRQLADARTAVDVPIVTDQVEYHPYKDQRELQQYCTENGLALTAYSPLAQGDVLDDEVLASIGDRYDKHPAQVALRWLVQQEQVVAIPKARGRDHLETNLAVFDFELSPAEMDRIHELTGSLGRRLRNRLTGIVRSFPL, from the coding sequence ATGGAACACGTCTCCGCCGGCGACGCCACGGTTCCGGCGCTCGGGTTGGGAACGTTTCAGATGGACGAGCGGGAATGCCGTGAGGCCGTTCGGACGGCACTGGACCTGGGGTATCGCCACGTCGACACGGCCGAGTACTACGAGAACGAGGCAGCCGTCGGGGACGCCATCGCGGCGTCGCCGGTCGACAGGGACGACGTGTTCGTGACGACCAAGGTGTGGCGGTCGAACCTCCGCGCCGACGATGTCCGGCGCGCGGCCCGGGCGGGTCTGGACCGCCTGGGGTTCGACACCGTCGACCTGTTGCTGATCCACTGGCCCCACCCACGAGTCCCGGTCGAGGAGACGCTCGGTGCGATGGCCGACCTCCGTGCCGACGGCCTGGTCAGGCACCTCGGTGTCAGCAACTTCACCCGCAGACAGCTCGCCGACGCACGCACCGCCGTCGACGTACCGATCGTCACCGATCAGGTGGAGTACCACCCCTACAAGGACCAGCGCGAACTCCAGCAGTATTGTACGGAAAACGGGTTGGCGCTGACGGCGTACAGCCCGCTGGCACAGGGCGACGTGCTCGACGACGAGGTGCTCGCGTCGATCGGCGACCGGTACGACAAGCACCCGGCGCAGGTCGCACTCAGGTGGCTCGTCCAGCAGGAACAGGTCGTCGCGATTCCGAAAGCCCGGGGCCGCGACCACCTCGAAACGAACCTCGCCGTCTTCGACTTCGAACTGTCCCCCGCGGAGATGGATCGAATCCACGAACTGACCGGCAGCCTGGGCCGTCGCCTCCGGAACCGCCTCACGGGCATCGTTCGGTCGTTCCCGCTGTAG
- a CDS encoding ATP-binding protein, translating to MADRHIDGAAVLDSERTMDARQAVVLSRDEHYVDRTRSHLGETELGRVETVDAVGAAVDVVALDLATLDLEPSVGVDALDGIGAVLLIAATETAPETVVDGLEAGATDYVERAPPQGGPPRVASAIEHTAGATETQPPSFADRFRDALSARRHADARLSAVLDCVPIPAFLKDETGRYVACNDAFASFVDRDRDAIIGSRTAEFQPELAEVCDAAEAELLDGGGSERLELTVELGGEQRDVVVERHGYSRDGNSGIVGAIQDVTVQQRREAELREQTRNLEILNQVTRHDIRNDMQVILGMADVLHGYVDDEGMQYLDRLAESGQHVVDLTRQARDLTETMLSGHEELTTVSLRPVLEAQVDEVGSAYDRAVVTVEETLPDTAVVADELLSSVFRNIIANGIQHNDSEVPRVTVSASTGEEVAEVRIADNGPGVPDERKQEIFGRGEKGLESSGTGLGLYLVDNLVEKYGGEVRVVDGDEGAEFVVELPLATDITADEQ from the coding sequence ATGGCTGACAGACACATTGACGGTGCTGCAGTGCTGGATTCCGAACGGACCATGGACGCGCGTCAGGCGGTCGTTCTGAGTCGTGACGAGCACTACGTCGACCGGACCCGTTCTCACCTCGGAGAAACCGAACTCGGGCGGGTCGAGACGGTCGACGCCGTCGGCGCCGCCGTGGATGTCGTCGCGCTGGACCTCGCGACGCTCGACCTCGAACCGTCGGTCGGCGTCGATGCGCTCGACGGTATCGGGGCGGTATTGCTGATCGCTGCTACCGAGACGGCACCCGAGACCGTCGTCGACGGCCTCGAAGCCGGTGCCACCGACTACGTGGAACGCGCGCCGCCACAGGGCGGACCGCCGCGTGTCGCGTCGGCGATCGAGCACACGGCCGGCGCGACCGAGACTCAACCGCCGTCGTTTGCCGACCGCTTCCGGGACGCACTGAGTGCCCGCCGACACGCGGACGCGCGGCTGTCTGCGGTCCTCGACTGTGTTCCGATCCCCGCGTTTCTCAAAGACGAGACGGGTCGGTACGTCGCCTGTAACGACGCGTTCGCGTCCTTCGTCGACCGGGACCGGGACGCGATCATCGGCAGTCGGACCGCGGAGTTCCAGCCGGAACTCGCCGAGGTCTGTGACGCGGCGGAGGCAGAACTGCTCGACGGCGGGGGCAGCGAACGACTGGAACTGACCGTCGAACTCGGCGGCGAACAGCGCGACGTTGTCGTGGAACGACACGGCTACAGCCGGGACGGCAACAGCGGGATCGTCGGCGCGATCCAGGACGTGACGGTCCAGCAGCGCCGCGAGGCCGAACTCCGCGAACAGACCCGGAACCTGGAGATCCTGAACCAGGTCACCCGCCACGACATCCGAAACGACATGCAGGTCATCCTCGGCATGGCCGACGTGTTGCACGGGTACGTCGACGACGAGGGGATGCAGTATCTGGACCGACTCGCAGAGAGCGGCCAGCACGTCGTCGACCTCACCCGGCAGGCACGGGACCTGACAGAGACGATGCTGTCGGGCCACGAGGAACTGACGACGGTCTCACTGCGGCCCGTGCTGGAAGCGCAGGTCGACGAGGTCGGGTCGGCCTACGACAGAGCGGTCGTCACCGTCGAGGAGACGCTCCCGGATACCGCGGTGGTCGCGGACGAACTCCTCTCCTCTGTCTTCCGGAACATCATCGCCAACGGGATCCAGCACAACGACTCCGAGGTCCCCAGAGTGACCGTCTCCGCGTCGACGGGCGAAGAGGTCGCCGAGGTGCGGATCGCCGACAACGGCCCTGGCGTCCCCGACGAGCGCAAGCAGGAAATCTTCGGTCGCGGCGAGAAGGGGCTGGAGAGTTCCGGCACTGGCCTGGGGCTGTATCTGGTCGACAACCTGGTCGAGAAGTACGGCGGCGAGGTCCGGGTCGTCGACGGCGACGAGGGTGCGGAGTTCGTCGTCGAACTCCCGCTGGCGACGGACATCACAGCCGACGAGCAGTGA
- a CDS encoding response regulator, producing MSGIQVLHVDDDSSMTELAELMLGRADDLQVTTRTDPEDILAVFDPTEFDCVVSDYDMPRLDGLELYEELTEQFPHPDFPYILFTGRGGEEVASTALNAGLTGYLQKGGTEQWDRLQNRIREGVQRYRATRRADRYDTVLKALGYPIYVVDETGRFRWVNDELAETLDRDREDIVGEPTDYIKPPEVVERAEDELGDLLSSAGPDTSRFPATLVTADGEEIEFRDHMAVLPYEGEEFRGSVGILRPLDEDRLP from the coding sequence GTGTCAGGTATTCAAGTACTCCACGTCGACGACGACAGCTCCATGACCGAGCTCGCCGAGCTGATGCTCGGGCGTGCGGACGACCTCCAGGTGACGACGCGGACCGACCCCGAGGATATCCTGGCGGTGTTCGACCCCACGGAGTTCGACTGTGTCGTCAGTGACTACGATATGCCCCGGCTGGACGGACTAGAGCTGTACGAGGAACTCACAGAGCAGTTCCCTCATCCGGACTTCCCCTATATTCTGTTCACCGGTCGCGGCGGCGAGGAGGTCGCGAGCACGGCGCTCAACGCCGGCCTGACCGGCTACCTCCAGAAGGGCGGCACCGAACAGTGGGACCGACTACAAAACCGCATTCGGGAGGGCGTCCAGCGCTACCGTGCCACCCGCCGCGCCGACCGTTACGACACCGTGCTGAAAGCGCTCGGGTATCCGATCTACGTCGTCGACGAGACGGGACGGTTCAGGTGGGTCAACGACGAGCTCGCGGAGACGCTGGATCGCGACCGCGAGGACATCGTCGGGGAACCGACCGACTACATCAAGCCGCCGGAGGTCGTTGAGCGGGCCGAAGACGAGCTCGGTGACCTGCTCTCCTCGGCGGGACCGGACACGTCGCGGTTCCCGGCGACGCTGGTGACTGCCGACGGCGAGGAGATCGAGTTCCGCGACCACATGGCCGTCCTCCCGTACGAGGGCGAGGAGTTCAGGGGATCGGTCGGTATCCTGCGGCCGCTCGACGAGGATCGGTTACCCTGA
- a CDS encoding helix-turn-helix domain-containing protein, translated as MQRVEFAVTYPEDRAHPIHGAVQTTAGVSRAELLIWGPTGRVTSLLWFDCPVDTARRLLGAVEARTTELIGEDGGTYAFLEQETYELDAAVLGVVADAHVVFLPPVVFEESGNATVEAVGSREALGACYEALRERVPTTIKRVRPFRRGGESGALTDRQRAAVEAASAVGYYDVPRTGSVADVAAELDCAHSTAGELLRKAEAALVDAAVDAG; from the coding sequence GTGCAACGCGTCGAGTTCGCCGTCACCTACCCCGAGGACCGAGCCCACCCGATCCACGGAGCGGTCCAGACGACAGCGGGCGTCTCGCGCGCCGAGTTGCTGATCTGGGGGCCGACCGGCCGGGTCACGTCGCTGCTCTGGTTCGACTGTCCGGTCGACACCGCCCGCAGGCTACTCGGAGCGGTCGAGGCCAGGACGACGGAGTTGATCGGCGAGGACGGCGGCACCTACGCCTTCCTCGAACAGGAGACGTACGAACTTGACGCCGCGGTGCTGGGCGTCGTGGCCGACGCACACGTCGTCTTCCTCCCACCGGTCGTCTTCGAGGAGTCGGGCAACGCGACGGTCGAAGCCGTCGGGAGCAGGGAGGCCTTGGGGGCGTGCTACGAGGCGCTGCGCGAGCGCGTCCCCACGACCATCAAGCGGGTCCGCCCCTTCCGGCGGGGTGGGGAGAGCGGAGCGCTGACCGACCGCCAGCGGGCGGCCGTCGAAGCGGCGTCCGCGGTCGGCTACTACGACGTGCCCCGGACGGGCAGCGTCGCCGACGTGGCGGCCGAACTCGACTGTGCCCACAGCACCGCGGGCGAACTCCTCCGGAAAGCGGAGGCGGCGCTGGTCGACGCGGCCGTCGACGCCGGCTAG
- a CDS encoding PAS domain-containing protein, giving the protein MVSAEAFPECRDRLREWKREQRPTMAPVLLLVPESVPDPWSRYGDSLGRALDGILTIPSSKRAIRARVDGLVAIRQYSLIASQRWKRLELYGRAMDNADIGISIADAQAEDEHLIYVNQGFVDITGYSLPDALGRNCRFLQGEGTDESTVAEIRTAIDARESVSVVIRNYRRDGEAFWNQLDIVPVYDDAGTVTHFLGFQQDVTEQIERKRLLEQYEHVFESVSDPVVVLRADTTVVHANAAATDVFEVDFRATPTTALTDILPSEQASVVRRACRVVVETGRTQERELTLTLPTGQSRTFQVKFEHESVSDSAGDRVIAIARDISAIRAQQGRLTVLDRVLRHNFRNKLTVVSGRAEHVAANAEEMDPASISEAAEAIQTASDELLDTADAVRQFHLGSDPDQSSVPLDVPTLVRSAVGDLRAVYPGVEFTVAGAPAASAICPAQLELCLEQLVEHAVGKWGAPAGQVSLQVTDEPPSPSVELAVRFPGMAFSEIERSALDAGSESPLEHTQGIRLWLVKWAVENAGGGLSVENTDDGGVVTLYLRRSVETDG; this is encoded by the coding sequence GTGGTCAGCGCCGAGGCGTTCCCGGAGTGTCGCGACCGCCTCCGCGAGTGGAAACGCGAGCAGCGGCCGACGATGGCGCCGGTCTTGCTGTTGGTCCCCGAGAGCGTCCCCGATCCCTGGTCCCGATACGGTGACTCGCTGGGGCGGGCGCTGGACGGGATCCTGACGATTCCGTCGTCGAAACGCGCCATCCGGGCCCGCGTCGACGGCCTCGTCGCGATCCGTCAGTACTCGCTCATCGCGTCACAGCGCTGGAAGCGCCTCGAACTGTACGGCCGGGCGATGGACAACGCCGACATCGGTATCAGCATCGCCGACGCACAGGCCGAGGACGAACACCTGATATACGTCAACCAGGGGTTCGTCGACATAACCGGCTACTCGCTGCCCGACGCCCTGGGTCGGAACTGTCGGTTCCTCCAGGGGGAGGGGACCGACGAATCGACGGTGGCCGAGATCCGGACGGCAATCGACGCCAGGGAATCGGTGTCGGTCGTCATCCGCAACTACCGGCGCGACGGCGAGGCGTTCTGGAACCAACTGGATATCGTGCCCGTCTACGACGACGCAGGGACGGTGACGCACTTCCTGGGGTTCCAGCAGGACGTGACCGAGCAGATCGAGCGGAAACGCCTGCTCGAACAGTACGAACACGTCTTCGAGTCGGTCAGCGACCCGGTCGTCGTGCTCCGTGCCGACACGACCGTGGTCCACGCGAACGCCGCGGCGACAGACGTGTTCGAGGTGGACTTTCGTGCGACGCCGACGACCGCGTTGACCGATATCCTCCCGTCGGAGCAGGCGTCGGTCGTCCGGCGTGCCTGCCGGGTCGTCGTCGAGACGGGGCGGACACAGGAACGGGAACTCACGCTCACGCTCCCGACCGGACAGTCCCGGACCTTCCAGGTGAAGTTCGAACACGAGTCGGTCTCGGACTCGGCGGGCGACCGGGTGATCGCGATCGCTCGCGACATCTCCGCGATCCGCGCACAGCAGGGACGCCTGACGGTGCTGGATCGAGTGCTCCGGCACAACTTCCGGAACAAGCTGACCGTGGTCTCCGGCCGTGCCGAACACGTCGCGGCCAACGCCGAGGAGATGGACCCGGCGTCGATCAGCGAGGCCGCGGAAGCGATCCAGACCGCCTCCGACGAACTGCTCGACACCGCCGACGCGGTGAGACAGTTCCATCTGGGCAGTGATCCGGACCAGTCGAGTGTCCCACTCGACGTGCCGACCCTCGTTCGGTCGGCAGTCGGGGACCTCCGGGCGGTGTACCCTGGCGTCGAGTTCACCGTGGCGGGCGCGCCCGCCGCGAGCGCGATCTGTCCCGCACAACTGGAACTGTGTCTCGAACAACTCGTCGAACACGCCGTCGGGAAGTGGGGTGCCCCGGCCGGGCAGGTCTCGTTGCAGGTCACCGACGAGCCGCCGAGCCCCTCCGTCGAACTGGCCGTGCGGTTCCCTGGGATGGCGTTCTCGGAGATCGAGCGCTCGGCACTGGACGCCGGCAGCGAGTCCCCCCTGGAACACACGCAGGGCATCCGGCTCTGGCTCGTCAAGTGGGCCGTCGAGAACGCCGGCGGCGGGCTCTCTGTCGAGAACACCGACGACGGTGGGGTCGTGACGTTGTACCTCCGGCGCAGTGTCGAAACGGATGGCTGA
- a CDS encoding type IV pilin: MGDISVLSGERSVSSLLGVVLMVAVVVIVGSTLTVFAFSFGDSVSSVAPTADIEFESRYFGDGVAKNDSVVVTHDGGDRLRRTQLEVVVGGTTVFNETDDSESNNASPSTDVKGLVVEIDGDQFNDLNKPPALSPAGTRDGPPGDSDGSDPGVVNEWEENVTAGQRLVVQERNAGQSVDVLQPCDRIRVIWRGDEETAIIDEGVVGPSTGCAG; the protein is encoded by the coding sequence ATGGGTGATATTTCCGTGCTGTCGGGGGAGCGAAGCGTCTCGTCGTTGCTCGGCGTCGTACTGATGGTCGCAGTGGTCGTTATCGTCGGATCGACACTGACGGTGTTCGCGTTCTCCTTTGGCGACAGCGTCTCGTCGGTCGCCCCGACGGCCGACATCGAGTTCGAGTCCCGGTACTTCGGCGACGGCGTCGCGAAGAACGACTCGGTCGTCGTCACACACGACGGCGGGGACCGCTTGCGCCGAACGCAACTGGAGGTGGTCGTCGGTGGCACGACGGTGTTCAACGAGACCGACGACAGCGAGAGCAACAACGCCTCGCCGTCGACGGACGTGAAGGGGCTCGTCGTCGAGATAGACGGCGATCAGTTCAACGACCTCAACAAGCCACCGGCTCTCTCGCCTGCCGGGACCCGGGACGGACCACCGGGTGACAGCGACGGCTCTGACCCCGGTGTCGTCAACGAGTGGGAGGAGAACGTCACCGCCGGCCAGCGGCTCGTCGTCCAGGAGCGCAACGCCGGACAGTCCGTCGACGTGCTCCAGCCGTGTGACCGGATCAGAGTCATCTGGCGCGGCGACGAAGAGACGGCGATCATCGACGAGGGGGTCGTCGGGCCGAGCACCGGCTGTGCGGGCTGA
- a CDS encoding alpha/beta fold hydrolase gives MDDADARIVREEFLTAVERTRSGVVTEARLLADPWGFDVAAVDTPVRLWHGSRDTNVPLAGARELADRLPDAELHVTDTDHLTTLTRSRERVLAAWCR, from the coding sequence ATGGACGACGCCGACGCACGGATCGTCCGCGAGGAGTTCCTCACGGCCGTCGAGCGGACCCGAAGCGGCGTCGTGACCGAAGCGCGACTGCTGGCCGACCCGTGGGGGTTCGACGTGGCGGCCGTCGATACGCCGGTCAGGCTCTGGCACGGAAGCCGGGACACGAACGTCCCGCTGGCCGGGGCCAGGGAACTGGCCGACCGACTGCCCGACGCCGAACTCCACGTCACGGACACCGACCACCTCACGACGCTGACTCGGTCGCGGGAGCGCGTGCTCGCCGCGTGGTGCCGATAA